The following are from one region of the Sandaracinus amylolyticus genome:
- the rlmB gene encoding 23S rRNA (guanosine(2251)-2'-O)-methyltransferase RlmB codes for MKRVVAGPRAVLEALRARAGAIHVIYVEEGATTKPNRELESELRAKNVKVEPRPRAELEALAPDGRHQGIVAITGEYPYTSLEEALVAARERPLFVALDEITDPHNFGAIVRSAVAFGADGIVTLKDRAAPVTPVVVRASAGATEHARIARVTNLARTLASLAEEHEMQIVGLAMDGEVAIDELPEAERGRVLVIGSEGKGMRPLVRKQCTVVARIDMEGPVASLNASVAAGIALHAASRARARELSE; via the coding sequence ATGAAGCGCGTCGTCGCAGGGCCGCGTGCCGTGCTCGAGGCGCTGCGGGCGCGCGCGGGCGCGATCCACGTGATCTACGTCGAGGAAGGCGCGACCACGAAGCCGAACCGCGAGCTCGAGAGCGAGCTGCGCGCGAAGAACGTGAAGGTCGAGCCGCGCCCTCGCGCCGAGCTCGAGGCCCTCGCGCCCGACGGACGCCATCAGGGCATCGTCGCGATCACCGGCGAGTATCCGTACACGTCGCTCGAGGAAGCGCTGGTCGCGGCGCGCGAGCGGCCGCTCTTCGTCGCGCTCGACGAGATCACGGATCCCCACAATTTCGGGGCGATCGTGCGCAGCGCGGTCGCGTTCGGCGCGGACGGGATCGTGACGCTCAAGGATCGCGCGGCGCCGGTGACGCCGGTCGTGGTGCGTGCGAGCGCGGGCGCGACCGAGCACGCGCGCATCGCGCGGGTCACGAACCTCGCGCGCACGCTCGCGTCGCTCGCGGAGGAGCACGAGATGCAGATCGTCGGGCTCGCGATGGACGGCGAGGTCGCGATCGACGAGCTGCCCGAGGCCGAGCGCGGCCGCGTGCTGGTGATCGGCTCGGAGGGGAAGGGCATGCGGCCGCTGGTGCGCAAGCAGTGCACCGTCGTCGCGCGCATCGACATGGAGGGGCCAGTCGCGTCGCTCAACGCGTCGGTCGCCGCGGGCATCGCGCTCCACGCGGCGAGCCGCGCGCGGGCGCGCGAGCTCAGCGAGTGA
- a CDS encoding SIR2 family NAD-dependent protein deacylase: MSTNDRIRDLVSWLRESKRTVALTGAGVSTDSGIPDFRSPRSGLWAKHDPMQVASISGFHSDPATFYGFWAERFGALGQAEPNVAHRVLAKLEARGLVHAIVTQNIDGLHQRAGSRRVLEVHGTWRTARCTTCGARFDTLRLFDDVPRGATGRDLVPTCDRCGGLVKPDVVLFGEALSDDFAEAERTVDRCDLLVVLGTSLEVWPVAGLAPRAHAAGGRVVVINRESTAADQEADLVIHAELREAMQRIARDLDITR; this comes from the coding sequence ATGAGCACGAACGATCGGATCCGCGACCTCGTGTCGTGGCTGCGCGAGAGCAAGCGCACCGTCGCGCTCACCGGCGCGGGCGTGTCGACCGACTCGGGCATCCCGGACTTCCGCAGCCCGCGCAGCGGGCTCTGGGCGAAGCACGACCCGATGCAGGTCGCGTCGATCTCGGGGTTCCACTCCGATCCCGCGACGTTCTACGGGTTCTGGGCGGAGCGATTCGGCGCGTTGGGTCAGGCCGAGCCCAACGTCGCGCATCGCGTGCTCGCGAAGCTCGAGGCGCGCGGTCTCGTGCATGCGATCGTCACGCAGAACATCGACGGGCTGCACCAGCGCGCGGGCTCGCGCCGCGTGCTCGAGGTGCACGGCACGTGGCGTACTGCGCGCTGCACGACGTGTGGCGCGCGCTTCGACACGCTGCGCCTCTTCGACGACGTGCCACGCGGCGCGACGGGGCGCGATCTCGTGCCCACGTGCGATCGCTGCGGTGGGCTGGTGAAGCCCGACGTGGTGCTCTTCGGCGAGGCGCTGTCCGACGACTTCGCAGAGGCGGAGCGCACCGTGGATCGGTGCGATCTCTTGGTCGTGCTCGGGACCTCGCTCGAGGTGTGGCCGGTCGCGGGCCTCGCCCCGCGCGCGCACGCGGCCGGAGGTCGCGTGGTGGTGATCAACCGCGAGTCGACGGCCGCCGATCAGGAAGCGGATCTCGTGATCCACGCCGAGCTGCGCGAAGCGATGCAGCGCATCGCGCGCGACCTCGACATCACTCGCTGA
- a CDS encoding alpha/beta hydrolase, which translates to MRRRTCWLAPFLATSIVALACTRAEPSGTTSEAPRPEAPAPPTPREPEPEAPSPEPREVRFTTSDGVTITGTLRAAAAPDAPLVILVHQLGSDRSEWAPLIERLERTPRVATLAIDLRGHGASTEREGGAALSWRDFDNDAWAHTADDVVAAIEFVRSDASGVRPSRIGLVGSSIGSTAVIAANARSEGIGPVIAISPGRAYRGFDAITPGLELSGHDFLAVVAREEPDSVETASAMGRITSTEPVIVEGSAHGVALLRDHADVLDRVEAVLRRALGAERAG; encoded by the coding sequence ATGCGCCGCCGAACGTGCTGGCTCGCGCCGTTCCTCGCGACGTCGATCGTCGCGCTCGCGTGCACGCGCGCCGAGCCCTCGGGCACCACGAGCGAGGCCCCGCGGCCCGAAGCACCCGCGCCGCCGACCCCGCGCGAGCCCGAGCCCGAAGCACCTTCGCCCGAGCCGCGCGAGGTCCGCTTCACGACGTCCGACGGCGTGACGATCACCGGCACGCTGCGCGCGGCCGCCGCACCGGACGCTCCGCTCGTGATCCTCGTTCACCAGCTCGGCTCGGATCGCAGCGAGTGGGCGCCGCTGATCGAGCGGCTCGAGCGCACGCCGCGCGTCGCGACGCTCGCGATCGATCTGCGCGGCCACGGCGCGAGCACCGAGCGGGAAGGCGGCGCGGCGCTCTCGTGGCGCGACTTCGACAACGACGCGTGGGCGCACACCGCGGACGACGTGGTCGCCGCGATCGAATTCGTGCGCAGCGATGCGTCGGGCGTGCGCCCCTCGCGCATCGGGCTGGTGGGGTCGAGCATCGGATCGACCGCGGTGATCGCGGCGAACGCGCGCTCCGAGGGCATCGGCCCGGTGATCGCCATCTCGCCCGGCCGCGCGTACCGCGGGTTCGACGCGATCACGCCCGGGCTCGAGCTCTCGGGGCACGACTTCCTCGCGGTGGTCGCGCGCGAGGAGCCCGACTCGGTGGAGACCGCGAGCGCGATGGGTCGCATCACGTCGACCGAGCCGGTGATCGTCGAGGGAAGCGCGCACGGCGTCGCGCTGCTTCGCGATCACGCGGACGTGCTCGATCGGGTCGAGGCCGTGCTCCGGCGCGCGCTGGGGGCGGAGCGCGCGGGATGA
- a CDS encoding competence/damage-inducible protein A, whose amino-acid sequence MTRTAAALVIGNELLTGKIQEANVAFLAKELFALGISLRRVVMCSDEADVIAEDLNQLRARHDIVFTSGGVGPTHDDLTIPAIAQAFARPLVRDPVLERMIREHFGARTTEGHLRMAELPEGAELVANDRITWPVLRVDNVFVMPGVPEIFRLKFELVRAHLGRDVPFVSRAIYTRCDEGEIAELLERVERAFPGVAIGSYPRIGDPEYTVKLTFDGRDDAQVREALEACLRELPPEKVVRAER is encoded by the coding sequence ATGACCCGGACCGCGGCGGCGCTGGTGATCGGAAACGAGCTCCTCACCGGCAAGATCCAGGAGGCGAACGTCGCGTTCCTCGCGAAGGAGCTCTTCGCGCTCGGGATCTCGCTGCGTCGTGTCGTGATGTGCAGCGACGAGGCCGACGTGATCGCGGAGGACCTCAACCAGCTGCGCGCGCGTCACGACATCGTGTTCACGAGCGGCGGCGTCGGACCGACCCACGACGACCTCACGATCCCCGCGATCGCGCAGGCGTTCGCGCGACCGCTGGTCCGCGATCCCGTGCTCGAGCGCATGATCCGCGAGCACTTCGGGGCGCGCACGACCGAGGGCCACCTGCGCATGGCCGAGCTGCCGGAGGGCGCGGAGCTCGTCGCGAACGACCGCATCACGTGGCCGGTGCTGCGCGTCGACAACGTGTTCGTGATGCCGGGCGTGCCCGAGATCTTCCGGCTGAAGTTCGAGCTGGTGCGAGCGCACCTCGGGCGCGACGTGCCCTTCGTGTCGCGCGCGATCTACACGCGCTGCGACGAGGGCGAGATCGCGGAGCTGCTCGAGCGCGTCGAGCGCGCGTTCCCCGGCGTCGCGATCGGCAGCTATCCGCGCATCGGCGATCCCGAGTACACCGTGAAGCTGACGTTCGACGGGCGCGACGACGCGCAGGTGCGCGAAGCGCTCGAGGCGTGCCTCCGCGAGCTCCCGCCCGAGAAGGTCGTCCGCGCCGAGCGCTGA
- a CDS encoding undecaprenyl-phosphate glucose phosphotransferase, with product MARKTGLIRPTGGGTTAGLARLADTVCIIAGYVAAVWFYDQADWRTDDTIATLLAVLAYLLVAETTGLYQTWRGVPIPKELVRVWGTWVPVIPMLLGVAFLLKLSDEFSRVATITWFVLSPLAMCTVRVVARLTLRRLRAQGRNTRQIAIVGVTEIGEMLARRIATSPWLGMNILGFFDDRTPDRLPELPTGRAQLVGTFEDVVERSKRGEIDAVYIALPLRAEPRVQDLLRRLADSTASVYLVPDFFVFDLLHGRWSSLGDLPVISIFETPFYGVDGVLKRLEDVVLGTMALLVASPVMIVVSVIIKLTSKGPIFFKQRRYGLNGEVIEVLKFRSMRVAEDGPVVKQATKDDPRITPIGKFIRRTSIDELPQLFHVVGGSMSLVGPRPHAVAHNEEYRKRIQGYMLRHKVKPGLTGWAQVNGWRGETDTLEKMEKRIEHDLEYIRRWGLFFDLWIIFLTVFGRKVRQNAY from the coding sequence ATGGCCAGGAAAACGGGGCTGATTCGGCCAACGGGTGGAGGGACCACGGCAGGGCTCGCGCGGCTCGCCGACACCGTCTGCATCATCGCGGGCTACGTGGCCGCGGTCTGGTTCTACGACCAGGCGGACTGGCGGACCGACGACACCATCGCGACGCTGCTCGCGGTCCTCGCGTACCTGCTCGTCGCGGAGACCACGGGTCTCTACCAGACCTGGCGCGGCGTCCCGATCCCGAAGGAGCTGGTGCGGGTGTGGGGCACGTGGGTGCCCGTCATCCCGATGCTCCTCGGCGTCGCGTTCCTCCTGAAGCTCAGCGACGAGTTCTCGCGCGTCGCCACGATCACGTGGTTCGTGCTGTCGCCGCTCGCGATGTGCACGGTGCGCGTCGTCGCGCGGCTGACGTTGCGCCGGCTGCGCGCCCAGGGACGCAACACACGTCAGATCGCGATCGTCGGCGTCACCGAGATCGGCGAGATGCTCGCGCGACGCATCGCCACGTCGCCCTGGCTCGGCATGAACATCCTCGGGTTCTTCGACGACCGGACGCCCGATCGTCTGCCCGAGCTCCCGACCGGGCGCGCGCAGCTCGTCGGCACCTTCGAGGACGTCGTCGAGCGCAGCAAGCGCGGCGAGATCGACGCGGTCTACATCGCGCTGCCGCTGCGCGCCGAGCCGCGCGTGCAGGACCTCCTGCGCCGCCTCGCGGACTCGACCGCGAGCGTCTACCTCGTGCCCGACTTCTTCGTGTTCGACCTGCTCCACGGCCGATGGAGCAGCCTCGGGGACCTGCCGGTGATCAGCATCTTCGAGACGCCGTTCTACGGCGTCGACGGAGTGCTCAAGCGGCTCGAGGACGTCGTGCTCGGCACGATGGCGCTGCTCGTCGCGTCGCCGGTGATGATCGTCGTCTCGGTGATCATCAAGCTCACGAGCAAGGGCCCCATCTTCTTCAAGCAGCGCCGCTACGGCCTCAACGGCGAGGTCATCGAGGTGCTGAAGTTCCGCTCGATGCGCGTCGCGGAGGACGGCCCCGTCGTGAAGCAGGCGACGAAGGACGATCCGCGCATCACGCCGATCGGGAAGTTCATCCGGCGCACGTCGATCGACGAGCTGCCGCAGCTCTTCCACGTCGTCGGCGGCTCGATGAGCCTCGTCGGTCCGCGCCCCCACGCGGTCGCGCACAACGAGGAGTATCGGAAGCGGATCCAGGGCTACATGCTGCGCCACAAGGTGAAGCCCGGGCTCACCGGCTGGGCCCAGGTGAACGGCTGGCGCGGTGAGACGGACACGCTCGAGAAGATGGAGAAGCGGATCGAGCACGACCTCGAGTACATCCGCCGCTGGGGCCTCTTCTTCGACCTGTGGATCATCTTCCTGACCGTGTTCGGTCGGAAGGTCCGCCAGAACGCCTACTGA
- a CDS encoding alpha/beta hydrolase-fold protein translates to MIRSSLWFALLVVAAMLVVSASEVAAQDAPPTVASMREEVARLRTSRPAAVPDGTLTSIEYLLDVAERIERGFEPQSARWRGTAARYLAAVREGRDPYVGEANRITNRGYVSPVSETRQGYAIYLPPNYDPSRRYPLLIMMHGGSSNGNLFLGVVMGNNMDWLTYSQHLWDEYEPRWSPEWIVVAPDGFGQVLWRWMGEQDVLDVVDDVQRHYSVDPSRVVLGGLSNGGLGAYAIGMRHAWRFSMVMAIAGAPSWVQYAGGSPTSDETRLLHQVSGMHLVENSLNTEFRFFHGSRDPGPMRPRYVTEMEEHMRGIGIEPRVRWYDFGHDLLYLVHRHGRAYPDWAQFTQQTRPADVRVVSADYRANRQHWVTITRIQDYPRLAKVRAHAEEGAITIETEHALEVALDLRDAPVGEGDVLRISADGAEVYRGARGPLGHVIHLSRVDGAWRLGFLPREEGRLEKVPGLSGPLTDPYRDGMIHVYGTRDPERTEALREAAQRGARGWPLWLWQHQQRVVADTDVTDAMMARSHLVLYGTPGSNALIERMQDRLPIRVTSEGVQVGSRTYRAQGVGTRFVYPNPLAPTRYVIVQAAPTVEAVAAGHNLPDFLPDWVVYEGRTTRTRQRLIGGRNGQLAQGFFDDRWQLPESGASARVDSARDVVGGGEGEILYAQAEIDGAQSAAPPIDETPEQRARRLELNARIGAPEDFVIPSAVLAQDPAPLLPAAQVPAAPPLPRRFLAPASDPAGRIARRIATQIPTFLNYRAIIPGGEWRVERGAAWQVRPQDECYAALETAGVPARAVPAQRTPMPSPVVITGPIGGVHFRMIRPEDEPLVISCELASRLPAIAEIVRTHGVRAIDVLSAHRTSPQQSFHRMGLGLDLFAFEQEGGALLSVYDHFLETPAHRTCDAPAPDDPRARALLEISCALAESRLFSSVLTPNYNEGHRNHIHVDARPDDPRIFVR, encoded by the coding sequence ATGATCCGAAGTTCGTTGTGGTTCGCGTTGCTCGTGGTCGCCGCGATGCTCGTGGTCTCCGCGTCCGAGGTCGCCGCACAGGACGCGCCCCCCACCGTCGCCTCCATGCGCGAGGAAGTCGCACGGCTGCGCACGTCGCGCCCCGCGGCCGTTCCGGATGGAACGCTCACGAGCATCGAGTACCTGCTCGACGTCGCCGAGCGGATCGAGCGCGGCTTCGAGCCGCAGTCCGCGCGGTGGCGCGGCACCGCCGCGCGCTACCTCGCGGCGGTGCGCGAAGGGCGCGACCCCTACGTGGGCGAAGCGAACCGCATCACGAACCGCGGTTACGTCTCGCCGGTCTCGGAGACGCGACAGGGATACGCCATCTACCTGCCGCCGAATTACGACCCGAGCCGCCGCTATCCGCTGCTGATCATGATGCACGGCGGATCGAGCAACGGGAACCTGTTCCTCGGCGTCGTGATGGGGAACAACATGGACTGGCTCACGTACTCGCAGCACCTGTGGGACGAGTACGAGCCGCGCTGGTCCCCCGAGTGGATCGTCGTCGCGCCCGACGGCTTCGGCCAGGTGCTGTGGCGATGGATGGGCGAGCAGGACGTGCTCGACGTCGTCGACGACGTGCAGCGCCACTACTCGGTCGATCCGAGCCGCGTCGTGCTCGGTGGGCTCAGCAACGGCGGGCTCGGCGCGTACGCGATCGGCATGCGCCACGCGTGGCGCTTCTCGATGGTCATGGCGATCGCGGGCGCGCCGAGCTGGGTGCAGTACGCGGGCGGCTCGCCGACGAGCGACGAGACGCGGCTGCTGCATCAGGTCAGCGGCATGCACCTCGTCGAGAACTCGCTGAACACCGAGTTCCGCTTCTTCCACGGCTCGCGCGATCCCGGCCCGATGCGGCCGCGCTACGTGACCGAGATGGAAGAGCACATGCGCGGGATCGGGATCGAGCCGCGTGTGCGCTGGTACGACTTCGGGCACGACCTGCTCTACCTCGTGCATCGACACGGGCGCGCCTATCCCGACTGGGCGCAGTTCACCCAGCAGACGCGGCCCGCCGACGTGCGCGTGGTGAGCGCGGACTACCGCGCGAACCGTCAGCACTGGGTGACGATCACGCGCATCCAGGACTATCCGCGGCTCGCGAAGGTGCGCGCCCACGCCGAGGAGGGCGCGATCACGATCGAGACCGAGCACGCGCTCGAGGTCGCGCTCGATCTGCGCGACGCGCCGGTGGGCGAGGGCGACGTGCTGCGGATCAGCGCGGACGGCGCGGAGGTCTATCGCGGCGCGCGTGGGCCGCTGGGTCACGTGATCCATCTGTCGCGCGTCGACGGCGCGTGGCGGCTCGGCTTCCTGCCGCGCGAAGAGGGTCGGCTCGAGAAGGTGCCGGGGCTCTCGGGGCCGCTCACCGATCCGTATCGCGACGGGATGATCCACGTGTACGGCACGCGCGATCCCGAGCGCACCGAGGCGCTGCGCGAGGCGGCGCAGCGCGGGGCGCGCGGATGGCCGCTCTGGCTGTGGCAGCACCAGCAGCGCGTGGTCGCGGACACCGACGTGACCGACGCGATGATGGCGCGCTCGCACCTCGTGCTCTACGGCACGCCGGGCTCGAACGCGCTGATCGAGCGCATGCAGGATCGGCTGCCGATCCGCGTGACGAGCGAGGGCGTGCAGGTCGGCTCGCGCACCTATCGCGCGCAGGGCGTGGGCACGCGCTTCGTGTACCCGAACCCGCTCGCGCCGACGCGCTACGTCATCGTGCAGGCGGCGCCCACGGTCGAGGCGGTCGCGGCGGGGCACAATCTGCCGGACTTCCTGCCGGACTGGGTGGTCTACGAGGGACGCACCACGCGCACGCGTCAGCGCCTGATCGGCGGGCGCAACGGACAGCTCGCGCAGGGCTTCTTCGATGATCGTTGGCAGCTGCCGGAGAGCGGCGCGAGCGCGCGTGTCGACTCGGCGCGCGACGTCGTGGGCGGCGGTGAGGGCGAGATCCTCTACGCGCAGGCGGAGATCGACGGCGCGCAGAGCGCGGCGCCGCCGATCGACGAGACCCCCGAGCAGCGCGCGCGGAGGCTCGAGCTCAACGCGCGGATCGGCGCGCCGGAGGACTTCGTGATCCCGAGCGCGGTGCTGGCGCAGGATCCCGCGCCGCTGCTGCCGGCCGCGCAGGTGCCGGCGGCGCCGCCGCTCCCGCGGCGCTTCCTCGCGCCGGCGAGCGACCCCGCGGGGCGCATCGCGCGGCGCATCGCGACGCAGATCCCGACGTTCCTCAACTACCGCGCGATCATCCCGGGCGGCGAGTGGCGGGTGGAGCGCGGCGCGGCGTGGCAGGTGCGCCCGCAGGACGAGTGCTACGCGGCGCTGGAGACGGCGGGCGTGCCCGCGCGCGCAGTGCCGGCGCAGCGCACGCCGATGCCCTCGCCGGTCGTGATCACCGGGCCGATCGGCGGGGTGCACTTCCGGATGATCCGCCCCGAGGACGAGCCGCTCGTGATCTCGTGCGAGCTCGCGTCGCGGCTGCCGGCGATCGCGGAGATCGTGCGAACCCACGGGGTGCGCGCGATCGACGTGCTGAGCGCGCACCGGACCTCGCCCCAGCAGAGCTTCCACCGCATGGGGCTCGGGCTCGATCTCTTCGCGTTCGAGCAGGAGGGGGGCGCGCTGCTCAGCGTGTACGACCACTTCCTCGAGACGCCCGCGCACCGCACCTGCGACGCGCCGGCGCCCGACGACCCGCGCGCCCGCGCGCTCCTCGAGATCTCGTGCGCGCTCGCGGAGTCGCGGCTGTTCTCGTCGGTGCTGACGCCGAACTACAACGAGGGGCACCGCAATCACATCCACGTGGACGCGCGCCCCGACGACCCGCGCATCTTCGTGCGCTGA
- a CDS encoding L,D-transpeptidase, giving the protein MRIARTLLLAAAIAGLGACDSALDDGSAVDASITAAPVVDTEPALEPAPAIEAEPVALPPPLPPAPPPPPDAEAEARAREEASRAAFEAEWPLHGIAYHFLAQVRARPDVTSPVIGYVRRGSRFRAKEGLRGPGCARGWHEVVGGGFVCRGEGFLLGQGPQSFEPSPVAAALHDALPYAYAYVAREDAPQYWRIPSVAEEREGSSMIESLRAEAAARAAAVTEVGAPSAEPDLEAPPGVVATTLEASADAGVPEGPTLPSFLRMRMLRGFYVSIDREELDGERAFFRTVRGTYVPAGVLAEAQPPAMRGVVLGGEWRPPLAFVYRRGVRALVRDAVSGALTQSDAVEFHTPLLLEDEVLERRGSRYRIARDGRVIRESALRIVPVIPRPEGVGEGERWIHVDRGEQTLVAYEGDVPVFATLVSTGRAGYETPVGTFRIQSKHVSTTMDDPDSATEAYSIEDVPWTMYFEGSYALHGAFWHDHFGHVRSHGCVNLAPADARWLFQWTTPALPPGWHGVITLPRRPGTWIHVTD; this is encoded by the coding sequence ATGCGGATCGCTCGCACACTCCTGCTCGCGGCGGCGATCGCCGGGCTCGGCGCGTGCGACTCGGCCCTCGATGATGGGAGCGCGGTCGACGCGTCCATCACGGCAGCTCCGGTGGTCGACACCGAGCCTGCCCTCGAGCCCGCGCCCGCGATCGAGGCCGAGCCCGTCGCGCTCCCGCCGCCGCTCCCTCCAGCTCCCCCGCCACCCCCCGACGCCGAGGCCGAGGCGCGCGCTCGCGAGGAAGCGTCGCGCGCCGCGTTCGAGGCCGAGTGGCCGCTGCACGGCATCGCGTACCACTTCCTCGCCCAGGTCCGCGCGCGCCCCGACGTGACGAGCCCGGTGATCGGCTACGTGCGTCGCGGCTCGCGCTTCCGTGCGAAGGAGGGACTGCGCGGTCCCGGCTGCGCGCGCGGATGGCACGAGGTCGTCGGCGGCGGGTTCGTGTGCCGCGGCGAGGGCTTCTTGCTCGGCCAGGGACCGCAGAGCTTCGAGCCCTCGCCCGTTGCTGCGGCGCTGCACGACGCGCTGCCCTACGCGTACGCCTACGTCGCGCGCGAGGACGCGCCGCAGTACTGGCGCATCCCGAGCGTCGCGGAGGAGCGCGAGGGTTCGTCGATGATCGAGTCGCTGCGCGCCGAGGCTGCGGCGCGCGCGGCTGCGGTCACCGAGGTCGGTGCGCCGAGCGCCGAGCCCGATCTCGAGGCGCCGCCCGGTGTGGTCGCGACGACGCTCGAGGCGAGCGCCGACGCCGGCGTCCCCGAGGGCCCGACGCTGCCGTCGTTCCTCCGCATGCGCATGCTGCGCGGCTTCTACGTGAGCATCGATCGCGAGGAGCTCGACGGCGAGCGCGCGTTCTTCCGGACCGTGCGCGGCACCTACGTGCCCGCCGGGGTGCTCGCCGAGGCGCAGCCGCCCGCGATGCGCGGCGTGGTGCTCGGCGGCGAGTGGCGCCCGCCGCTCGCGTTCGTGTATCGCCGCGGCGTGCGCGCGCTGGTCCGCGACGCGGTGAGCGGCGCGCTCACGCAGAGCGACGCGGTCGAGTTCCACACGCCGCTGCTCCTCGAGGACGAGGTGCTCGAGCGACGCGGCTCGCGGTATCGCATCGCGCGCGACGGTCGGGTGATCCGCGAGAGCGCGCTGCGCATCGTGCCGGTGATCCCGCGCCCCGAGGGCGTCGGCGAGGGCGAGCGCTGGATCCACGTCGATCGCGGCGAGCAGACGCTGGTCGCGTACGAGGGCGACGTGCCGGTGTTCGCGACGCTCGTGTCGACGGGACGCGCGGGCTACGAGACGCCGGTCGGCACGTTCCGCATCCAGAGCAAGCACGTCTCGACCACGATGGACGATCCCGACTCGGCCACCGAGGCCTACAGCATCGAGGACGTGCCGTGGACCATGTACTTCGAGGGCAGCTACGCGCTGCACGGAGCGTTCTGGCACGACCACTTCGGGCACGTGCGCAGCCACGGCTGCGTGAACCTCGCGCCCGCGGATGCGCGCTGGCTCTTCCAGTGGACGACGCCCGCGCTGCCGCCCGGATGGCACGGGGTGATCACGCTGCCGCGCCGGCCGGGGACGTGGATCCACGTCACGGACTGA